Sequence from the Streptomyces mobaraensis NBRC 13819 = DSM 40847 genome:
CAGGAAGGGCGCCGCGCCGCTCGGGTCGGCGACGGTGGCCTTGGCGGCGGCCGTCTTGTCGGCGGTCACCGTGGGGCCGAGCTTCCCGGCCGGGGCCGCGGCGGGCCCGTCGGCCAGCGCCGTACCGGCGGTGCCGGCCACGAGGGCGGCGGCGATCGCCGTGGTGACGACGCGGGGGAGTGCGCGACCGCCGAAGCGGCGGCCGTTGGTGTGGGTCACGTAAGACTCCGTATTACCGAATTGTCTGAGAAAAGTAGTGCGATCAGAAGACTAGGCGGTACTGGTTCCAGCCCGAACCGTCGATCTTCACCCGCGACTGGTAGGGCGAGGACGCCTTGCCCGTGCCCTTGTAGAGCCAGAGGGCGCCCTTGCCGTCCACGGCGAGCAGATCGGCGTGGCCGTCCCCGTTCACGTCACCCGTCGCGACGAGCTTGGTGAACTGGTTCCAGCCGCCGCCGACCTTCGTCCGGGACGCGAAGGGCTTGTTGATGTCGCCCGTGCCCTTGTAGAGCCACAGCGTGCCGGACTTGTCGCGGGCGACGATGTCCGTCCTGCCGTCGCCGGTCAGGTCGCCGCGGCCGGTGATCGCGGTGAACTGGCCCCAGCCGCCGCCGACCCGCTTGCGCGGGGCGAGCTTGGCGTAGTCGCGGCCGAGCTTGCCGTCGGCCTGGTGGACCCAGAGGACACCCTGCTTGTCCCGGGTGAGGATGTCGGAACCGTAGGTCCCGCCGAGCTCGCCCG
This genomic interval carries:
- a CDS encoding FG-GAP-like repeat-containing protein; its protein translation is MAHIPGRKGRALPRLVTTAIAVTLVGTTAGTALADGPAEQFSGALPGTRSAEVAAGKPTGAAPVLLVVAVDKSAVRSFVPDGKGGLRSLGSSRSDKDWERTKAVTFVDHNRNGKLDGMYVLVDNGDVFHQSPGSHAAKVARGFGGYDTFFTPGELGGTYGSDILTRDKQGVLWVHQADGKLGRDYAKLAPRKRVGGGWGQFTAITGRGDLTGDGRTDIVARDKSGTLWLYKGTGDINKPFASRTKVGGGWNQFTKLVATGDVNGDGHADLLAVDGKGALWLYKGTGKASSPYQSRVKIDGSGWNQYRLVF